A region of the Longimicrobiales bacterium genome:
GGTCAGCAGCCCGAGCACCACCTCGTGGGTGCGCGCCTCGAGCTCGCTCAGCAGAGCGGGAATGCCCGGCAGCACGGTCGTCCGGCTGCCCGGCTGTGCGAACTCCATGCTCAGCTCCCGCAGGTAGATACTCCAGAGGGCGGTAAAGCCGCGGTCCACTGCCGCGGCGGGGAGTCCTGCATGCGTCAGCAGCTCCCGCGCGATCTGCGGGTCAGTCTTCCCGTCGAACGCATGCGTGGCGATGGGGCCGGTGGTACGGTACACTTCCAGCATCGCACGGTGGAACGCGCGCCGCGGCGCACCATCCGTCGTCAGCAGGGTGCCATCGATGTCGAACAGTACCAGTCGCTTCATATTCTGATCCGCATGCTCAAACGGCTGATCATCGCCATTCCCCTCGCCCTGATCGGCGCCGCGTGGTTCTGGTGGCTCGTGCTGCCCTGGCCCGTACTCCTGCGATTCCGCGATCCGGACACGTCCGCCGTCATGCAGCAGCGCGTCGCAGAAGCCCGCTCACGGGGCGACGATCTCGAAATCCGCATGGAGTGGGTACCACTGGACCGCATCTCGCGCCAGCTCCAGCGCGCCGTGATCGTCGCCGAAGACGGCCGCTTCCGCGACCATAACGGCATCGACTGGAACGCGCTGCGCGAGGAGTTCCGCTACACCGGCGACGACGACTTCTCCTGGCTCGACCCCGACGATCTCGGGGCCCTGCGCAGGTCCCTTTCATACTACCTCGACAACCGTGACAAGGTTCGCGGGCGGAGCACGATCACGCAACAGCTTGCCAAGAACCTCTACTTCTCGACCGACCGCTCGCCCGTTCGGAAATTCGAGGAGTACGTCGTCGCACGCCGCCTCGAGTGGTTCCTTTCCAAGGACCGCATCCTCGAGCTGTACCTCAATGTCGTCGAGCTCGGACCTGGTGTCTTCGGCGCGGAGGCCGCAGCGCAGCACTATTTCGACAGGTCCGCCGCCAATCTCAGCACGGACCAGGCGGCCGCCCTGGCCGCCACCCTGCCCCACCCGCTGACGTCCAACCCGGACCGCAATCCGGGCCGGATGCGATCCCGAAAGTCACGGATCCTCAGCTACATGGGCGGCTCGGGACCCGCCCGGACGGTCCCGCTCGATCCGGCTGAAGACGAACGTGAGGAGCCCGTGGCGCCGATCGGTGAGCCGCTGGGCGATC
Encoded here:
- a CDS encoding HAD hydrolase-like protein, which encodes MKRLVLFDIDGTLLTTDGAPRRAFHRAMLEVYRTTGPIATHAFDGKTDPQIARELLTHAGLPAAAVDRGFTALWSIYLRELSMEFAQPGSRTTVLPGIPALLSELEARTHEVVLGLLTGNIEEGATLKLASAGIRTPFRVGAYGSDCERRDGLPPVAVERARAALGVEFARTDIVIIGDTPSDVTCGRGVGARAIGVATGRYHQDELRAAGAASVFADLSRTDEVLEAILH
- a CDS encoding transglycosylase domain-containing protein; protein product: MLKRLIIAIPLALIGAAWFWWLVLPWPVLLRFRDPDTSAVMQQRVAEARSRGDDLEIRMEWVPLDRISRQLQRAVIVAEDGRFRDHNGIDWNALREEFRYTGDDDFSWLDPDDLGALRRSLSYYLDNRDKVRGRSTITQQLAKNLYFSTDRSPVRKFEEYVVARRLEWFLSKDRILELYLNVVELGPGVFGAEAAAQHYFDRSAANLSTDQAAALAATLPHPLTSNPDRNPGRMRSRKSRILSYMGGSGPARTVPLDPAEDEREEPVAPIGEPLGDPAAPPAPDPAPDTLGARDTTVVRDTAAAGDTIPAREP